The Phycisphaerae bacterium RAS1 genome includes a region encoding these proteins:
- the dmsB gene encoding Anaerobic dimethyl sulfoxide reductase chain B yields the protein MAQVGWIIDLNRCIGCRSCFVACKAENRTPLRTDWRLVIERERGTYPAVAREFVSLACNHCKEPACIKSCPVPGAITKRASDGVVRIDQEKCNGCRRCMFACPYGAPRIDTDTNKVSKCTSCYHRLDVGLEPACATACLTGAIQFVHDFTGETTAAPEGFSDPALTRPNINFVLRRNGNG from the coding sequence ATGGCACAAGTCGGCTGGATCATCGACCTGAACCGGTGCATCGGCTGCCGTTCCTGCTTCGTGGCCTGCAAGGCCGAGAATCGCACACCGCTTCGGACGGACTGGCGACTCGTCATCGAGCGCGAGCGCGGGACGTATCCGGCGGTGGCGCGCGAGTTTGTCTCGCTGGCCTGCAACCACTGCAAGGAGCCCGCCTGCATCAAGTCCTGTCCCGTGCCGGGCGCGATCACGAAACGGGCGTCGGACGGCGTCGTGCGTATCGACCAGGAAAAGTGCAATGGCTGCCGGCGCTGCATGTTTGCCTGCCCGTACGGCGCCCCGCGGATCGATACGGATACTAACAAGGTCAGCAAGTGTACGAGTTGCTACCATCGACTCGACGTCGGCCTGGAACCGGCTTGCGCCACGGCGTGTCTGACCGGTGCGATTCAGTTCGTCCATGACTTCACAGGCGAAACGACCGCCGCACCGGAGGGATTCTCCGATCCTGCGTTGACCCGGCCAAACATAAATTTCGTCCTGAGGCGGAATGGGAATGGCTAG
- the hflX gene encoding GTPase HflX has translation MAPKTDECPRSDGGAIRRVGRGLRGIMRGERTPARRAWDVWVSVNVRQDLRVRQERAILVGVVAERISFSSDPLAELAELARSAGATVVGRVVQRRTRIAPATYVGKGKVEEIRQRADAYEADVVIFDNDLSPSQIRELERGTLRKVLDRSELILDIFAGRARTHEAKLQVELAQLEYTAPRLRGMWTHLERIAGAGGGTGVGAVGGIGTRGPGERQIEIDRRLVSKRVSFLKRQLEQIDKRKVREVRARKDYFTASLVGYTNAGKSTLMNALTGARALEEDKLFATLDTLTRRWPLAGGRFALLSDTVGFIRDLPHHLVASFRATLEEAIHADLLLHVVDASSPAVEQQITAVNAVLGSLGAADKPTLLVLNKADATHEADLAALRNKYSDGLVISARTGDGLPHLADAVERCMQGEQRRLTLSMPIREGRALDFVERFAEVLERRYEDSRVILDVLIAPRVLDHLHHLAADVRHVG, from the coding sequence ATGGCACCCAAAACCGACGAGTGCCCGCGCAGCGATGGCGGGGCAATACGACGGGTCGGGCGCGGGCTGCGCGGTATAATGAGGGGCGAGCGTACGCCCGCGCGGCGGGCATGGGATGTGTGGGTGTCAGTCAACGTCCGCCAGGACCTGCGGGTCCGCCAGGAACGTGCAATTCTCGTCGGCGTGGTCGCCGAGCGCATCTCGTTTTCATCTGATCCGTTGGCGGAACTGGCGGAGTTGGCGCGGTCGGCGGGGGCGACGGTGGTGGGGCGCGTGGTGCAGCGGCGGACGCGGATTGCGCCGGCGACGTACGTGGGGAAGGGCAAGGTTGAGGAGATCCGTCAGCGGGCCGACGCGTATGAAGCGGACGTGGTGATTTTCGACAACGACCTTTCGCCTTCGCAGATTCGCGAGCTGGAGCGGGGCACGCTGCGGAAAGTACTCGACCGCAGCGAGTTGATTCTCGACATTTTCGCCGGGCGGGCGCGCACGCACGAGGCCAAGTTACAGGTGGAGCTGGCGCAGCTCGAATACACGGCGCCGCGGCTGCGCGGCATGTGGACGCACCTGGAGCGCATCGCCGGCGCCGGCGGCGGCACGGGAGTGGGCGCGGTGGGCGGCATCGGCACGCGCGGTCCGGGCGAGCGACAGATCGAAATCGACCGGCGTCTGGTGAGCAAGCGCGTCTCATTTCTGAAGCGGCAGCTTGAGCAGATTGACAAGCGAAAGGTGCGCGAGGTGCGGGCGCGCAAAGACTATTTCACGGCGTCGCTCGTGGGCTATACGAACGCCGGCAAGTCGACGCTGATGAACGCCCTCACCGGGGCGCGGGCGCTGGAAGAGGACAAGCTGTTCGCGACGCTGGATACGCTGACGCGCCGCTGGCCGCTGGCAGGCGGCCGATTTGCGCTGCTCTCGGACACGGTCGGGTTCATCCGCGATCTGCCGCACCATCTTGTGGCCTCGTTTCGGGCGACGCTGGAAGAGGCCATTCACGCCGACCTGCTGCTGCACGTGGTGGATGCGTCCAGCCCGGCGGTGGAACAGCAGATCACGGCCGTCAACGCGGTGCTGGGCAGCCTGGGGGCCGCAGACAAGCCGACGCTGCTGGTGCTGAACAAGGCGGACGCGACGCATGAGGCCGACCTGGCGGCGCTGCGGAACAAGTACTCGGATGGTCTGGTGATTTCGGCCCGCACCGGCGACGGGCTGCCGCACCTGGCGGACGCGGTCGAGCGCTGCATGCAGGGCGAACAGCGGCGGCTGACGCTGTCGATGCCGATCCGCGAGGGGCGGGCGCTGGATTTTGTCGAGCGATTCGCGGAAGTGCTGGAGCGGCGTTATGAGGACAGCCGCGTGATCCTGGATGTGCTGATTGCGCCGCGCGTGCTGGACCACCTGCATCACCTGGCCGCGGATGTACGCCATGTGGGATAA
- the iscR_2 gene encoding HTH-type transcriptional regulator IscR, whose product MLSLSHTSGYAVLALSCLDNPGQRWILAKDIAECTNAPGPYLSQILHALSRAGLIETKRGYQGGYRLCRPASAITVLEVVEAVDGPGCFGGCLLGLDECTDERACPTHEFWKAEKLRIRAYLAGLSLREVAAYEQRVLGCCASGTPRAGPCGNGRAGAVAGIAGTRLRERSPAKPRERRKESSTAVTATCTRLGPGSRTVQKRRRAR is encoded by the coding sequence ATGTTGTCGCTGTCACACACCTCCGGTTACGCCGTGCTGGCATTGAGCTGCCTGGACAACCCGGGCCAGCGCTGGATTCTCGCTAAAGATATCGCCGAGTGCACGAATGCGCCGGGACCCTATCTGTCTCAGATTCTCCACGCACTCAGCCGTGCCGGCTTGATCGAAACGAAGCGCGGTTACCAAGGCGGCTACCGGCTGTGTCGCCCCGCAAGCGCCATCACCGTTCTTGAAGTGGTTGAAGCCGTCGACGGCCCAGGGTGTTTCGGCGGCTGCCTGTTGGGTCTCGACGAATGCACCGACGAACGGGCTTGCCCGACGCATGAATTCTGGAAGGCGGAGAAACTACGCATTCGCGCGTACCTCGCCGGGCTGTCGTTGAGGGAGGTGGCCGCCTACGAACAGCGTGTGCTCGGTTGTTGTGCGTCAGGCACGCCACGTGCAGGTCCGTGCGGCAATGGTCGGGCCGGCGCGGTTGCGGGTATCGCCGGCACTCGGCTGCGCGAGCGATCCCCGGCAAAGCCGCGTGAGAGGCGGAAGGAAAGCAGCACTGCGGTAACCGCCACGTGTACACGGCTGGGACCGGGCAGTCGAACCGTGCAGAAACGGCGGCGTGCGCGCTAG
- the gpx1 gene encoding Hydroperoxy fatty acid reductase gpx1: protein MRQTIHVSQRLAVSLCAFCLALAACADDSKDKPAAATQPPAAAAGGAKKAVTAETAASPLEFTMKDIDGKDVELGRYKGQVVILVNTASECGMTPQYKQLQEIYTKYKDKGLRICAFPANNFGGQEPGENPEIKEFCKSEYGVTFDLFSKVSVKGDDSCELYKYLTSKEKLGENGGPIPWNFTKFVVGREGKILQRFGPRTKPDDDGMIKLIERALAEK, encoded by the coding sequence GTGCGACAGACGATCCACGTTTCGCAGCGTTTGGCGGTTTCACTATGCGCGTTCTGCCTGGCCCTTGCGGCCTGCGCCGACGATTCCAAGGACAAACCGGCCGCCGCGACGCAGCCGCCCGCCGCGGCCGCCGGCGGCGCCAAGAAGGCGGTCACGGCCGAAACCGCCGCGTCACCGCTCGAATTCACGATGAAGGACATCGACGGAAAGGACGTCGAGCTGGGCCGCTACAAGGGGCAGGTCGTCATCCTGGTGAACACCGCCAGCGAATGCGGCATGACGCCGCAGTACAAGCAGCTTCAGGAGATCTACACGAAGTACAAGGACAAGGGGCTGCGCATCTGCGCGTTTCCGGCCAACAACTTCGGCGGACAGGAGCCGGGCGAGAATCCGGAGATCAAGGAATTCTGCAAGTCAGAGTATGGCGTGACGTTCGACCTGTTTTCGAAGGTCTCAGTCAAGGGGGATGATTCCTGCGAGCTGTACAAGTACCTGACGTCCAAAGAGAAGCTGGGCGAGAACGGCGGGCCGATTCCGTGGAATTTCACGAAGTTCGTCGTCGGCCGCGAAGGCAAGATCCTGCAGCGCTTCGGTCCGCGCACCAAGCCGGACGACGACGGGATGATCAAGCTGATTGAGAGGGCGCTGGCGGAAAAATGA
- the moaA_4 gene encoding Cyclic pyranopterin monophosphate synthase, which translates to MIDGCGRQIDHLRLSITDHCNLACRYCVPSKPSVDAAQMIDVEFGVQAVEWLARDHGIRHVRVTGGEPLLHPQVGSLVRRIAALPELVEVTLTTNGQALSQRARLLRDAGLARVNISLDTLAPDRFRHVTRGGDLGRTLAGIDAAIEAGLTPVKLNVVVQRGLNDDEVVSIAEWGLSRTCVVRFLEVMPIGPSSHVLDQHLVPAGEILARLANRFHMHEIHHSPGQPAVDYAVNGADVRGVVGVIAPTTRPFCERCRRIRLTSRGALVPCVHDRNRASLLDAWDGIRLHREHADAILAKVIAAKAPAGPMNQNVPLITIGG; encoded by the coding sequence GTGATCGACGGATGCGGGCGCCAGATCGACCACCTGCGGCTGTCCATCACGGACCACTGTAACCTCGCCTGCCGCTATTGCGTTCCGTCCAAGCCCTCCGTCGACGCGGCGCAGATGATTGACGTCGAATTCGGCGTGCAGGCGGTGGAGTGGCTCGCGCGCGATCACGGAATTCGCCACGTGCGCGTGACCGGCGGCGAACCGCTGCTGCATCCGCAGGTAGGATCACTGGTTCGGCGAATTGCGGCGTTGCCCGAGTTGGTCGAGGTCACGCTGACAACCAACGGGCAGGCGCTTTCCCAGCGCGCCCGACTGCTTCGCGACGCCGGCCTGGCGCGCGTGAACATCTCGCTCGACACGCTGGCGCCCGATCGTTTCCGGCACGTCACGCGCGGCGGCGACCTGGGCCGCACGCTCGCGGGAATCGACGCCGCCATCGAGGCGGGCCTCACACCGGTGAAGCTCAACGTGGTTGTGCAGCGGGGCCTCAACGACGACGAAGTCGTCTCGATCGCCGAGTGGGGGCTGAGTCGCACCTGCGTCGTGCGGTTCCTGGAGGTCATGCCGATTGGCCCTTCGTCGCACGTCCTCGACCAGCACCTCGTGCCGGCCGGCGAGATCCTCGCGCGACTCGCGAACCGCTTCCATATGCACGAGATCCATCATTCGCCCGGCCAGCCCGCTGTCGACTACGCCGTCAACGGCGCCGACGTGCGCGGCGTGGTCGGGGTCATCGCCCCGACTACCCGTCCCTTCTGCGAGCGCTGCCGTCGAATTCGGCTTACGTCCCGCGGCGCGCTCGTGCCGTGTGTGCATGACCGCAATCGAGCCAGTCTGCTCGACGCCTGGGACGGCATTCGCCTGCACCGCGAACATGCAGACGCGATCCTCGCGAAGGTGATCGCCGCCAAAGCACCAGCCGGACCGATGAATCAGAATGTGCCGCTCATCACGATTGGGGGATAA
- the ttrA gene encoding Tetrathionate reductase subunit A precursor, whose translation MQAMKHTEQPQTTRSDGWHDSEIDRRAFLKLSSSLAVGAAFAGFFFRENKALAASFGDPVLVETDPRAEIKYSVCQGCHGGCGIRCKVVDGVLVKIDGNPYHPNNLEQHLPYATDPQDARLAPARICAKGAAGMQTLYDPHRLKEPLKRVGPRGAGQWQTITWEQAFSEIGAGLLAFRDLGTPVDPASPELGKKVNQVLFSPGRNQQAAFNDRFWKKVFGTVNSKLDHTSICEASHHVAHELMTGMGIAASTKNHTKPDLANAQFVLWFGADPCSANFPFVPIARKLIDFVERGGKLYVVDPLCNVAASKGTWVPIKPGTDAALALAIGRYLVDNGLYNTSFLRRPHDAAANPTNELNVTDATLLVKIVSGHPLAFLRADEAGIPGGTNSDFVAWSGGAAVKYNTVDAAELLPGQVVANGITCKTAFQLYFERVREKSLEEYSAICGVDVATIQSLAAQLAAAARAGNVTMYRGPVQHSNGTYSGLAILALNLLVGNFNWKGGLAFGGGGWRTSYSGAPYDPDTVPGGVTDSGVQITRAKAKYEDSAEFARNGYPARRPWFPIATHNNYQEIIPSIEDAYPYAAKALILYWNGIPYSTPAARAAFERVAADENKLPLIVAIDIAMGEATVWADYVLPDSTYFERWSVVGVAPTILTKTSGVRQPVVGALDASMNYTPVLPNTKTLEDILIGLGKAAGWPVGLDRAWDYWRQVITNMAADDSGPGLDYVLARGGRFDGYEKAYDGEKLKSHFSGRLYFFSEKLAKTHDSMTGEYFEGLGRYEPIRDAAGNALATTDGEYPLQLVTYKKAWHTQMHTMRYPWLASIQPGNFVELNSADAAARGIRTGDFVRLSSRSNPAGIVGQARVTETVRPGVAAVSHHFGHWEMSSRPHKVNGADTAYDATRGGGIQSTQVMRLDPSLGNVTLQDKIGGSAAFYDTSVQVTKV comes from the coding sequence GTGCAAGCGATGAAACATACCGAACAGCCGCAAACGACCCGATCCGATGGCTGGCATGATTCCGAGATCGATCGACGCGCATTCCTCAAGCTCAGCAGCTCGCTGGCCGTCGGTGCGGCGTTCGCTGGGTTCTTCTTCCGCGAAAACAAAGCACTGGCGGCCAGCTTCGGCGACCCCGTGCTGGTCGAGACCGATCCGCGGGCCGAGATCAAGTACAGTGTCTGCCAGGGTTGCCACGGCGGCTGCGGTATACGCTGCAAAGTCGTCGACGGCGTGCTGGTCAAAATCGACGGGAACCCGTATCACCCGAACAACCTGGAGCAGCATTTGCCGTACGCGACGGACCCGCAGGATGCGCGGCTCGCGCCCGCCCGCATCTGCGCGAAAGGCGCGGCGGGCATGCAGACACTGTACGACCCGCATCGCCTGAAGGAACCGCTCAAACGCGTCGGCCCGCGCGGCGCCGGGCAGTGGCAGACGATCACCTGGGAGCAGGCATTCTCCGAAATCGGCGCGGGGCTGCTGGCTTTCCGCGACCTGGGCACGCCGGTCGATCCGGCCTCTCCGGAGCTGGGAAAGAAGGTCAACCAGGTGCTCTTCTCGCCCGGCCGCAACCAGCAGGCCGCGTTCAACGACCGCTTCTGGAAGAAGGTGTTCGGGACAGTGAACTCGAAGCTCGACCACACGAGCATCTGTGAAGCGAGCCATCACGTCGCGCACGAGCTCATGACCGGCATGGGCATCGCGGCGAGCACGAAGAACCACACCAAGCCCGACTTGGCCAACGCCCAGTTCGTGCTCTGGTTTGGCGCCGATCCTTGCTCGGCGAACTTCCCATTCGTGCCAATCGCCCGCAAGCTGATCGACTTCGTTGAGCGCGGCGGCAAGCTCTACGTCGTTGACCCCCTGTGCAACGTCGCGGCTTCCAAGGGCACGTGGGTTCCAATCAAGCCGGGCACAGACGCCGCACTGGCCTTGGCCATCGGGCGCTACCTAGTCGATAACGGCCTGTACAACACGAGCTTCCTGCGCCGGCCGCATGACGCTGCGGCGAATCCGACCAACGAGTTGAACGTCACCGACGCGACGCTGCTGGTGAAGATCGTCAGCGGTCATCCCCTCGCCTTCCTGCGGGCCGATGAGGCCGGCATTCCGGGTGGAACTAACAGCGACTTTGTGGCATGGTCGGGCGGCGCCGCGGTCAAGTACAACACCGTGGACGCCGCCGAACTGCTGCCGGGGCAGGTGGTCGCCAACGGCATCACCTGCAAGACTGCTTTCCAGCTCTACTTCGAGCGGGTGCGCGAGAAATCACTGGAAGAGTACTCTGCGATCTGCGGCGTCGACGTGGCGACGATCCAGAGCCTCGCGGCTCAGCTTGCCGCCGCCGCCCGCGCCGGAAATGTCACGATGTACCGCGGGCCGGTACAGCACTCCAATGGGACGTACTCCGGGCTGGCGATCCTGGCGCTGAACCTGCTCGTCGGGAACTTCAACTGGAAGGGCGGCCTCGCGTTCGGCGGCGGGGGCTGGCGGACCAGCTACAGCGGAGCACCGTATGACCCTGACACGGTGCCGGGCGGCGTGACCGACTCCGGTGTGCAGATCACGCGCGCCAAAGCGAAATACGAAGATTCGGCTGAGTTCGCCCGCAACGGCTATCCCGCCAGGCGGCCGTGGTTCCCCATCGCGACGCACAACAACTATCAGGAGATCATCCCGAGCATCGAAGACGCGTATCCGTATGCGGCCAAAGCGCTGATCCTGTACTGGAACGGCATTCCCTACTCGACGCCCGCGGCGCGGGCAGCTTTCGAGCGCGTCGCCGCCGATGAAAACAAGCTCCCGCTGATCGTGGCGATCGATATTGCGATGGGTGAGGCGACTGTCTGGGCGGACTATGTCCTGCCAGATTCGACCTACTTCGAGCGCTGGTCGGTGGTGGGCGTCGCGCCGACGATTCTCACCAAGACTAGCGGCGTACGGCAGCCCGTCGTAGGTGCGCTCGACGCCAGCATGAACTATACGCCGGTGTTGCCGAACACCAAGACGCTCGAAGACATCCTGATCGGGCTGGGCAAGGCTGCCGGCTGGCCGGTGGGGCTCGACCGAGCGTGGGACTACTGGCGGCAAGTCATCACGAACATGGCCGCCGACGACAGCGGTCCGGGACTGGACTACGTGCTGGCCCGCGGAGGACGGTTCGACGGCTACGAGAAGGCGTATGACGGAGAGAAGCTCAAATCGCATTTCAGCGGCCGGCTGTATTTCTTCTCAGAGAAACTCGCCAAGACGCACGATTCGATGACCGGCGAATACTTTGAGGGTCTCGGCCGATACGAACCCATCCGCGACGCCGCTGGCAACGCGCTGGCGACCACCGACGGCGAGTATCCGTTGCAACTCGTCACGTACAAGAAAGCCTGGCACACGCAGATGCACACCATGCGCTACCCCTGGCTTGCATCGATCCAGCCGGGGAACTTCGTCGAGTTGAACAGCGCCGACGCGGCGGCTCGTGGCATCCGGACCGGCGATTTTGTGCGCCTCAGCTCGCGCTCGAACCCGGCCGGAATTGTGGGCCAGGCCCGTGTCACGGAAACGGTCCGGCCGGGTGTAGCCGCCGTCTCGCACCACTTCGGCCATTGGGAGATGTCCTCGCGGCCGCACAAGGTCAACGGCGCTGACACCGCGTATGACGCAACGCGCGGCGGCGGGATTCAGTCCACGCAGGTGATGCGCCTGGACCCCAGCCTGGGAAACGTCACGCTCCAGGACAAGATCGGCGGCAGCGCCGCGTTCTACGACACGAGCGTGCAGGTGACGAAGGTGTGA
- a CDS encoding chaperone protein TorD — MASAMLESEGPESAVNAARRSIYDFLAGCFTRPPTPQDVAAVRSGDFRGVCAGLHRDDVRRTQVAPRPASESLSEIHLEFMNLLNVPGGKYLAPFESVYRDSREIEGQAVRGLLMGQSAVDVQKWYRLAALDFESDCKELPDHIGLELAYVAHLCRKEQDFEATGDAPRLSRAREMQRDFLAAHVDSWLGALRDRLYDKSTSAHYRTIVDFALGFVRADLASLERELGPSARSSAPVYRAAPAEGSSHEQD; from the coding sequence ATGGCTAGCGCTATGCTCGAATCAGAAGGCCCGGAGAGCGCCGTGAACGCCGCGCGACGGTCCATCTACGACTTTCTGGCCGGCTGTTTTACGCGGCCGCCAACGCCGCAGGACGTCGCGGCGGTGCGCTCCGGCGATTTCCGAGGCGTTTGCGCGGGCTTGCACCGCGACGACGTGCGCAGGACGCAGGTGGCGCCTAGGCCCGCTTCCGAGTCCTTGAGCGAGATCCACCTTGAGTTCATGAATCTGCTCAACGTGCCGGGCGGAAAGTATCTGGCGCCCTTCGAATCGGTTTATCGCGACAGCCGCGAAATCGAAGGCCAGGCGGTGCGCGGCCTGCTGATGGGGCAGTCGGCCGTTGACGTGCAAAAGTGGTATCGCCTGGCCGCGCTGGACTTCGAGTCAGACTGCAAAGAATTACCCGACCATATCGGGTTGGAGCTGGCGTACGTGGCGCATCTTTGCCGGAAGGAACAAGATTTCGAGGCGACCGGCGATGCCCCGCGCCTTAGCCGGGCGCGCGAGATGCAGCGAGATTTCCTGGCAGCCCACGTCGATTCCTGGCTGGGGGCACTACGCGACAGGCTGTACGACAAATCCACCAGCGCCCACTACCGGACCATCGTGGATTTTGCCCTCGGATTCGTGCGCGCCGACCTAGCATCGCTCGAACGCGAGCTGGGCCCATCCGCGCGTTCGTCAGCGCCGGTGTATCGGGCCGCCCCTGCCGAAGGTTCATCCCATGAGCAGGACTGA
- the moaE1 gene encoding Molybdopterin synthase catalytic subunit 1 — translation MSESVEVRVLLFGAAADVVGWSEKTWPLPSGALLADLIAALESAHPRLAEARGKLVFAVNERYAGPATPLAPGDEIAVIPPVSGGQTAPPVLPPARLTRARIDVERLAREIAATQVGAVATFVGLVREEQDASGRALIALEYSAYEPMALVEMGAIVEAVTSARPLHAVRLVHRLGRLAIGEASVAALVSSPHRADAFDACRELIERLKQSVPIFKKEIWADGGATWVNAI, via the coding sequence ATGAGCGAATCAGTCGAAGTGCGGGTGCTGCTGTTCGGCGCCGCCGCGGACGTTGTCGGCTGGTCGGAGAAAACCTGGCCGCTGCCCAGCGGGGCGCTCCTGGCGGACCTGATTGCGGCCCTGGAATCGGCTCACCCGCGACTGGCCGAAGCCCGCGGCAAGCTCGTCTTCGCCGTCAATGAGCGCTACGCCGGCCCCGCGACGCCGCTGGCGCCCGGCGACGAGATCGCGGTGATTCCGCCCGTTTCAGGCGGCCAGACCGCTCCGCCCGTCCTGCCCCCCGCGCGGCTGACGCGCGCCCGTATCGACGTCGAGCGGCTCGCACGCGAGATCGCGGCTACACAGGTCGGAGCCGTCGCGACATTCGTCGGCTTGGTGCGCGAGGAGCAAGACGCGTCCGGCCGCGCGTTGATCGCACTCGAGTACTCGGCCTATGAACCGATGGCGCTGGTCGAGATGGGCGCGATTGTCGAAGCCGTCACATCCGCGCGTCCGCTTCACGCCGTGCGGCTGGTTCATCGCCTCGGCCGCCTGGCGATCGGCGAGGCGTCTGTCGCCGCGCTGGTCTCATCGCCGCACCGTGCTGATGCGTTCGACGCCTGTCGCGAGCTGATAGAAAGACTCAAGCAGTCGGTCCCGATCTTCAAGAAGGAGATCTGGGCCGACGGGGGCGCCACATGGGTGAACGCCATCTGA
- a CDS encoding Transposase IS200 like protein, with translation MCHCSASSVLGCRRRVRYHAGVESGIRKTRKAWDEPGHAHFLTYSCYRRVPLLSRDRARRWVIDAMQSARREHDAALWAYVIKPEHVHLLLCPRRPRYEMRRILAALKRPVATAAKAYVRERGEAAWLDRLTVRYPTREVFRFWQPGGGFDHNSFEEKTVAAVLEYIYANPVRRRLVAHPADWEWSSAWFWEGRRDVPLAMDHPDG, from the coding sequence GTGTGCCACTGCTCTGCGAGCAGTGTCTTGGGCTGCCGGCGACGGGTTCGGTATCATGCCGGCGTGGAGAGCGGGATACGCAAGACGCGGAAAGCGTGGGACGAGCCGGGCCACGCGCACTTTCTCACGTACTCCTGTTACCGCCGGGTGCCGCTCTTGTCGCGTGACCGGGCGCGGCGATGGGTGATCGACGCGATGCAGAGCGCCCGGCGGGAGCACGACGCGGCGCTGTGGGCTTACGTCATCAAGCCGGAGCACGTACATCTTCTGCTCTGCCCGCGGCGGCCGCGCTACGAAATGCGGCGAATTCTCGCGGCGTTGAAGCGGCCGGTCGCGACGGCGGCCAAAGCCTATGTGCGGGAGCGTGGCGAAGCCGCGTGGCTGGACCGGCTGACGGTGCGCTATCCGACGCGGGAGGTGTTCCGCTTCTGGCAGCCGGGCGGCGGGTTCGACCACAACAGTTTCGAGGAAAAGACCGTTGCCGCGGTGCTAGAATACATCTATGCGAACCCGGTCCGGCGACGGTTGGTGGCGCACCCCGCGGATTGGGAATGGTCGAGCGCGTGGTTCTGGGAAGGACGACGGGATGTTCCTCTGGCGATGGACCACCCCGACGGTTGA
- a CDS encoding 6-N-hydroxylaminopurine resistance protein encodes MSRTDSNGMNAEVVAVCTSTGGVPKHPVDWAEVRADGLVGDGHDHEKHRRPHRAVCIQDVELLEELRAEGFAVAPGVIGENLTVRGLHVQKAAPGDRLQFDGGPLLELSEPRKPCYVLDKIDARLQAAVAGRCGYLARVIEPGRLYAGQQISLTRAAGGVHT; translated from the coding sequence ATGAGCAGGACTGACAGCAATGGGATGAACGCGGAAGTCGTCGCAGTCTGTACTTCCACCGGCGGCGTTCCAAAGCACCCGGTCGATTGGGCGGAGGTGCGGGCCGACGGCCTCGTCGGCGACGGTCATGATCATGAAAAGCACCGCCGGCCGCATCGCGCTGTCTGCATTCAGGACGTTGAATTGCTCGAGGAGCTGCGCGCGGAGGGATTCGCCGTCGCACCGGGCGTAATCGGCGAGAATCTGACTGTGCGTGGACTGCACGTGCAGAAGGCAGCGCCCGGCGACCGATTGCAGTTCGACGGTGGTCCATTGCTTGAGCTGAGCGAGCCTCGCAAGCCCTGCTACGTTCTCGACAAGATCGACGCTCGGCTGCAAGCCGCGGTTGCCGGGCGATGCGGGTATCTTGCGCGTGTGATCGAGCCCGGCCGACTGTACGCCGGGCAGCAGATCAGCCTGACTCGCGCGGCCGGGGGCGTTCACACGTGA